Within the Kribbella aluminosa genome, the region GGTGATGTGGTCGGCGCCGCGGTCGACGAGGAACTGGATGGCCGCGGCGAGGGTGCCGCCGGTGGCGAGCATCGGGTCCAGGACGTAGCACTGGCGGCCGGACAGGTCCTCGGGGAGGCGCTCGGCGTACGTCGACGCGGTCAGCGTCTCCTCGTTGCGCACCATGCCGAGGAAGCCGACCTCGGCGGTCGGCAGCAGCCGGGTCATGCCCTCGAGCATGCCGAGACCGGCGCGCAGGATCGGCACCACGAGCGGCTTCGGGGCGGCGAGCTTCACGCCCTGCGCCTCCGCGACCGGGGTGCGGACGGTGACCGGACCGGTACGCACGTCCCGGGTCGCCTCGTAGGCGAGCAGCGTGACGAGTTCCTCGGTCAGCCGGCGGAACGTGGGTGAGTCCGTCTGTTCGTCGCGCAGCGCGGTGAGCTTGTGGGCGACGAGCGGGTGGTCCACGACGAGGATCTGCATAAGGCCGAACGGTACCGTCGGCGATTCGGAGCGGGGAAGCGCGCCCGCTGTCACACTGGAAACCGCATTGGATTCTGCCCTGTTCGCCCGCCAGGGAGTGTGCCCGATGGCAGTACACATGCCACGACTCCGTCGCGCCGGGTCATGGGGCTGTTGCTCCCGGCCTTCCCTCGTCGCTCCGGTCGCTGCGCTCCCTCCGCTCCTCAGTCCAGGCCGGGAGGCCCCATGACCGAGAAGACGCCCGAGCAGCTCGACCGTCTGCGGCGCCGCGCGGCGTTCCTCCGGGAGCGGGACGAGGCGCGGGCGCTGCGCGACCGGATCGCACCCCGGCGCGCCCGGGCTCGGCAACTGCGTGAGGCGATGCTGTGGGCGACGTACCACCATTGACCGGGAGGGCGGACCGCCAGGCCATCACAATCGGGCCGGGCGGGCCGGCGCGCGCGGGAGTGGGCGGAAGAGACGCAATTGTGATGGCCTGGGGATCCGGAACCTCCCACAGGCCGCCGGACTCTGCGACGATGAGCGGGTGTCAGATACGGCTACGGACCTGGATTTCGCGGTCGCTGCCTACACCGAGGACGGGCATTGGACCGTCACCCCGCTGGTACTGCGAGGTGAGCTCGACCTGGCCACGCTGGTCTCCGCGCTCCGCCGGTTCCCGGGTGACGCGGGGGTGCTCGGGCTGGTGTCGGTCGACGAGGACTTCTTCGTCCTGGTCCGGGTCCAGGCCGGGCGTGCCCGGCTGCTGATCTCCGACGTCACCGCGGCGACCGAGTGGCCGCTGGCCCGGCAGATCGTGGACGAGCTGGACATCCCGCTGGCCGACGACGACGACGAGCAGGTGCCGGCCGGTGACCTGGCGATCATCGCCGACCTCGGGATGACCGCGATGGACCTCGGCGCGCTCTGCGACGACGTCGACCTCTACCCGGAGGAGATGCTCGAGGAGATCGCCGAGGCGCTCGGGTTCGGGGACCAGTTCCACGACGCGGTCGAGGCCGTTGGCTAGCCCACTGCTGCGGCGCGAGTGGTCGCGGTTGATGGGGCTCGCGCTCGAGGAGGGCGAGCGGGCGCTGCCCGACGTACCGATCGGTGCGCTGGTGGTGACCGAGGACGGCGAGATCATCGGGCGCGGGCACAACGAGCGCGAGGCGACCGGCGACCCGACGGCGCATGCCGAGGTACTGGCGATCCGGGAGGCGGCCCGGCACGTCGGGGAGTGGCGGCTGACCGGCTGCACGCTGATCGTGACGCTGGAGCCGTGCACGATGTGCGCCGGGGCGATCGTGCTGTCCCGGCTGGAGCGGCTGGTCTTCGCCGCGTACGACGAGAAGGCGGGCGCGGTCGGGTCGTTGTGGGACGTCGTACGGGACCGGCGGCTGAACCACCGCCCCGAGGTGGTGGGCGGTGTGATGGCCGACGTGGCCGGTGCCCGGCTCCGCGATTTCTTCATCGGCCACAGACCTTGATATTGTCCTCGGCGGTGGCGTGTCCGAGCGGCCGAAGGAGCGCGCCTCGAAAGCGCGTGACGGGCAACCCCCGTCCGAGGGTTCAAATCCCTCCGCCACCGCCAAACCGCCCTTCGGGGCGGTAGTTAGCCGGAGACCCTGATGCTGTGTGATGCGTCAGGGTTTTCGTCTCTCTGGACCTGACTCGGGACCCGACGCTCGACGAGAGGCCCCCATGGACGTAGCTGAGCTCGACCGGATCCTTCTCGGGAGCGCTGCTGTCCTGCTGGTGGCCGTGGTCGCGGTCCGGCTGTCCGCGCGGCTCGGGCTCCCGTCGCTGCTGATCTACCTCGGCATGGGGCTGGTGCTCGGCGAGTCGGGGCCTGGGCACATCCATTTCGAGAACGCGCAGCTCGCGCACGCGCTCGGGTTCGCGGCGCTGGTCGTGATCCTCACCGAGGGCGGCCTGACCACCCGATGGAACGAAGTACGGCCGGTGATGCCGCTCGGGCTGGTGCTGGCGACGGTCGGGGTCGCAGTCAGTGTCGGCGTGGTCGCCTGTGTGGCGCACTTCGTCCTCGGGCTGAGCTGGCAGCTGTCCGTGCTGCTCGGGGCGGTGACGTCGCCGACGGACGCGGCGGCCGTGTTCTCGGTCCTCCGCCGGGTGCCGGTCCGGCCGCGGCTACGCGGTGCGCTGGAGGCGGAGTCCGGTCTGAACGACGCCCCGACCGTGTTGCTGGTCACACTCGTCAGCACCGGCGAGGTCGGTGAGAAGGGCCTGCTCTGGTTCGCCGGCCTCGTCCTGTACGAGCTGGTCGTGGGAGCGCTCTTCGGGTTCCTGATCGGCTGGGTGAGCGTCCGCCTGATCCGGCGGATGGCGCTCGGGTCGGCCGGGCTCTATCCGCTCGCGGTGCTCGCGGTGGCGTTCATCTCGTACGCCGGGGGCTCCGTCCTGCTGCACGTGTCCGGATTCGCGGCTGTCTACGTGACGTCGCTGGTGCTCGGACGCGCGGAGTTGCCGCACCGGATGGCGACCCGGTCGTTCGTCGACGGGATCGCCTGGCTGGCGCAGATCGGGCTGTTCGTGATGCTCGGGCTGCTGGCGTCGCCAGGGGCCTTCGGGTGGAACGACCTACTCGTCGCGCTGGTGATCGGGATCGCGGTGACGGTCGTCGGGCGGTTCGCGTCGGTGGCGATCTCCGCGGCGCCGTTCCGGTTGCCGTGGGCGGAGCGGACGTTCATCTCGTGGGCGGGGCTGCGGGGCGCCGTACCGATCGTGCTGGCCACCATCCCGTTGTCCGAGGGCGTGCCGCAGGCGGCGCGGATCTTCGACGTCGTCTTCGTACTCGTGCTGGTCTTCACGCTGCTGCAGGGGCCGTCGCTGCCGTGGCTGGCGAAGCGGTTGAACGTCCTCGACGAGAACGCCGCGCACGAGGTGGACATCGACGTGGCGCCGCTGGAGTCGCTCGGCGCGGACATGCTGCAGGTACACGTCCCGAGCGAGTCGCGGCTCGCCGGCGTCGAGATCGGCGAGCTGCGGCTCCCGCCGGGCGTGTCGGTCTCGCTGGTGATCCGCGTCGACCAGGCGTTCGTCCCGGACCGCCGTACCGTGCTCCGGGCCGGAGACTCACTGCTGATCGTCACCCCCAGCCCGGTTCGCGAGCAGGCCGTACGCCGGCTCCGCGCCGTCTCCCGGGCCGGCCGCCTGGCCGGCTGGTTCGGCGAGCGCGGCCGCGAACAGCATTAGGTGGTGTCTGGTAATTCCCCGCCTACTGCGGGGCACTCGGCACCACCTAATTCCAATACCGTTCAGTTAAGATCACAGTGGTGTAGTTTGGGGGCATGCCACGTGGTGGATGGAAGAAGCCGGAGACCGGGCGGCGTCTGTCGGATCTGGTCTCTGTCGGTGTGCTGACGCGGGTGTTCCCGCCGGCGCTGGTCGATGAGGTGATCGCCGAGGTCGGCCGGACCGAGCAGCGGCATCGTTCGCTGCCTGCGCGGGTGATGGCCTATTTCTCGATCGGGATGGCGCTGTATTCCGAGGGTTCCTACGAGGACGTGCTCGCGCAGTTGACCGATGGGCTGTCGTGGGTATCGGGCTGGACCGAGACCTTTAGCCCGCCGAGCAAGTCCGCGATCTTCCAGGCCCGGGCGCGGTTGGGTGCTGAGCCGTTGGCGG harbors:
- the upp gene encoding uracil phosphoribosyltransferase, with the translated sequence MQILVVDHPLVAHKLTALRDEQTDSPTFRRLTEELVTLLAYEATRDVRTGPVTVRTPVAEAQGVKLAAPKPLVVPILRAGLGMLEGMTRLLPTAEVGFLGMVRNEETLTASTYAERLPEDLSGRQCYVLDPMLATGGTLAAAIQFLVDRGADHITAICLLAAPEGVERVERELTHLDVPCNLVIAGMDSHLNEKGYIVPGLGDAGDRLYGVAQ
- a CDS encoding tRNA adenosine deaminase-associated protein; this translates as MSDTATDLDFAVAAYTEDGHWTVTPLVLRGELDLATLVSALRRFPGDAGVLGLVSVDEDFFVLVRVQAGRARLLISDVTAATEWPLARQIVDELDIPLADDDDEQVPAGDLAIIADLGMTAMDLGALCDDVDLYPEEMLEEIAEALGFGDQFHDAVEAVG
- a CDS encoding potassium/proton antiporter — protein: MDVAELDRILLGSAAVLLVAVVAVRLSARLGLPSLLIYLGMGLVLGESGPGHIHFENAQLAHALGFAALVVILTEGGLTTRWNEVRPVMPLGLVLATVGVAVSVGVVACVAHFVLGLSWQLSVLLGAVTSPTDAAAVFSVLRRVPVRPRLRGALEAESGLNDAPTVLLVTLVSTGEVGEKGLLWFAGLVLYELVVGALFGFLIGWVSVRLIRRMALGSAGLYPLAVLAVAFISYAGGSVLLHVSGFAAVYVTSLVLGRAELPHRMATRSFVDGIAWLAQIGLFVMLGLLASPGAFGWNDLLVALVIGIAVTVVGRFASVAISAAPFRLPWAERTFISWAGLRGAVPIVLATIPLSEGVPQAARIFDVVFVLVLVFTLLQGPSLPWLAKRLNVLDENAAHEVDIDVAPLESLGADMLQVHVPSESRLAGVEIGELRLPPGVSVSLVIRVDQAFVPDRRTVLRAGDSLLIVTPSPVREQAVRRLRAVSRAGRLAGWFGERGREQH
- a CDS encoding nucleoside deaminase, which codes for MGLALEEGERALPDVPIGALVVTEDGEIIGRGHNEREATGDPTAHAEVLAIREAARHVGEWRLTGCTLIVTLEPCTMCAGAIVLSRLERLVFAAYDEKAGAVGSLWDVVRDRRLNHRPEVVGGVMADVAGARLRDFFIGHRP